The following coding sequences are from one Methanococcoides orientis window:
- a CDS encoding helix-turn-helix domain-containing protein, translated as MTEKNSVGEKIRQFRENHEMTVEELAKESQSSVELIEKLEAGDLIPSLTPLLKIARALGVRLGTFLDDMPQTGPVVVRNGASSNVVRFSGKSKSSEESALDFHSLAADKQDRNMEPFIIDVHPFKTEEEHELSSHEGEEFIYVLNGNIEVTYGKENYTLSAGDSIYYDSVVPHDLHATESEARILAVVYTPI; from the coding sequence TTGACAGAAAAAAACAGCGTCGGAGAGAAGATACGCCAGTTCCGTGAGAATCATGAGATGACCGTGGAAGAGCTGGCCAAAGAAAGTCAGAGCAGTGTGGAACTTATAGAAAAACTTGAAGCAGGCGATTTGATTCCATCATTGACACCTCTTTTGAAGATCGCACGTGCACTGGGAGTACGCCTGGGCACATTCCTTGATGACATGCCACAGACCGGCCCTGTCGTAGTAAGAAACGGAGCTTCATCCAACGTGGTTCGCTTTTCCGGAAAATCCAAAAGCTCTGAAGAAAGCGCACTCGATTTCCATTCACTTGCAGCAGACAAGCAGGACAGGAACATGGAGCCTTTCATCATTGATGTCCACCCATTCAAGACCGAAGAAGAGCACGAACTGTCATCCCATGAAGGAGAGGAGTTCATCTATGTGCTTAACGGCAATATAGAAGTGACCTATGGAAAGGAAAATTATACATTATCCGCAGGTGACAGCATCTATTATGACTCCGTTGTGCCACATGACCTACATGCAACAGAAAGTGAAGCAAGGATACTGGCAGTAGTTTACACACCTATCTAA
- a CDS encoding tetratricopeptide repeat protein, producing the protein MLEHLELVIKKKCAKRKTLLLPVLILLLLTLSTIPVSASPVTEWVASGNDMLEEGDYEGALDAFDYAISLHQTHPAAWLGKGDAYYSLGNYEEAIAAYDKVLLYNPGSMDAYAGKADSLIRLGMYDEAWFIYDEATAMGDDDAQIWYRKGRILYEFGQYGDSLEAYDMSLSIDPGFVYSYSGKGYSLLEMNRYSEALDNFESAIELNEDYLVAWVGKGDALYGLGLYEESINAYDHVISADAGYVSAWSGKGYCLYEMGKYEESIDAFDGAISIEPGYVNALSGKGFSLFALGEYEQAIELFDEAIGSDPNYAKAWAGRGDSYSELGYPEVALSSYERSVEIFAGDVDVLYNLGRVLYDFGRYDEALAAFEAALELEPEHSLALIGQGYTLHELGEHEEALESFDKALVVDPDHESALEGKAMVESQVKMGWLRSPLSIAVILIALSSIVIYFYYRNKKQGME; encoded by the coding sequence GTGTTAGAACATTTAGAATTGGTCATAAAGAAAAAATGTGCCAAAAGAAAAACACTGCTTTTGCCAGTGTTAATTTTACTTTTATTAACATTATCAACGATTCCTGTAAGTGCATCTCCTGTAACTGAATGGGTGGCAAGCGGGAATGATATGCTTGAAGAAGGAGACTATGAAGGTGCATTGGACGCATTCGATTATGCTATCAGTTTGCACCAGACACATCCGGCTGCATGGTTAGGTAAAGGGGATGCATACTATTCTCTCGGAAACTATGAGGAAGCAATCGCAGCTTACGACAAAGTGCTCCTGTACAATCCGGGTTCCATGGATGCATATGCAGGTAAAGCAGATTCTCTCATAAGACTTGGAATGTATGATGAAGCATGGTTTATCTATGATGAAGCAACGGCTATGGGTGATGACGATGCCCAGATCTGGTATAGAAAGGGTAGGATCCTTTATGAGTTTGGCCAGTATGGCGACTCCCTTGAAGCCTACGACATGTCCTTATCAATTGATCCGGGTTTCGTGTATTCATATTCAGGCAAGGGCTATTCACTTCTTGAAATGAACAGGTATTCGGAAGCTCTCGATAACTTTGAATCGGCAATTGAGCTGAATGAGGATTATCTGGTTGCATGGGTAGGTAAGGGCGATGCTCTCTATGGTCTTGGACTTTATGAAGAATCTATAAATGCTTATGACCATGTGATCTCAGCAGATGCTGGATATGTTTCTGCTTGGTCTGGAAAAGGCTATTGTCTTTATGAGATGGGAAAATATGAAGAATCAATAGATGCTTTTGATGGGGCAATATCTATTGAGCCAGGGTATGTGAATGCGTTAAGTGGAAAAGGGTTCTCCCTCTTTGCTCTTGGTGAATATGAACAGGCTATCGAACTATTCGATGAAGCAATAGGGTCAGACCCAAACTATGCAAAAGCATGGGCCGGCAGGGGGGATTCTTACTCCGAACTCGGTTACCCTGAAGTGGCACTGAGTTCCTATGAAAGGTCAGTTGAGATCTTTGCAGGAGATGTGGATGTTCTTTATAACCTGGGTCGTGTACTTTATGATTTTGGCAGATATGATGAAGCACTAGCTGCCTTTGAAGCAGCACTTGAGCTCGAGCCTGAACATTCCCTTGCACTTATCGGTCAGGGTTATACCTTGCATGAGCTTGGTGAGCATGAAGAGGCACTGGAATCATTCGATAAAGCACTGGTTGTTGATCCTGATCACGAAAGTGCCCTCGAAGGTAAGGCCATGGTCGAGTCTCAGGTAAAGATGGGCTGGCTGAGAAGTCCACTTTCTATCGCAGTGATCCTGATAGCTTTATCTTCAATTGTGATCTATTTCTATTACAGGAATAAGAAGCAGGGTATGGAATAA
- a CDS encoding thioredoxin family protein, whose translation MQDELIAEATDNNWEKIVEKEPLPVVVMFYLTTCPHCKAIEPYFQEYASEFSKSCKFVRVDAEQSPWTAERYGVEGTPTFIFLCGGTFLQGLAGISHPSVLKSNIEDFIKHGATCASNITKLKYDISLYE comes from the coding sequence ATGCAAGATGAACTTATTGCAGAAGCAACTGATAATAATTGGGAAAAAATAGTTGAAAAAGAACCATTGCCAGTAGTGGTAATGTTCTATCTTACTACATGTCCACATTGCAAGGCAATAGAACCTTATTTTCAGGAATATGCCAGCGAGTTCAGTAAATCCTGCAAATTTGTCAGGGTCGATGCAGAACAGAGTCCCTGGACTGCGGAAAGATATGGGGTAGAAGGGACGCCCACGTTCATATTTCTTTGCGGGGGCACTTTTTTACAGGGTCTTGCAGGAATATCTCATCCTTCAGTACTTAAAAGCAATATAGAGGATTTCATTAAACATGGGGCCACATGTGCTTCTAACATCACTAAATTGAAGTACGACATCTCTTTGTATGAATGA
- a CDS encoding MATE family efflux transporter — MHTKDVMLGNESIGNLIVKLSAPAIVGLLVQALYNLVDTIFVGRGLGEQSMLAIAGISVAFPVQIIMMAIALGVGIGGSSIISRALGKKDIIKAERTVANMVTLVVTVSVAFTVLGLVFLDPMLKIFGASDIVLPFASEYTKYIVIGTTFFTFSAAMSNAIRAEGNTKFAMAIMLVSSITNIILDPLFIFQFGMGVKGAAIATVISQVVGCVMVVYYYASSMSRVDLIVSYMRPETGIMSETISIGMSEFVFNVVESALFLLFNQSLLIYGEDVAIAVFGIVIKVFMLTLMPIIGIKQGIQPIVGYNYGANEFARVKKTISISNYIVTAMCIVSTVIVFLIPEQIMRVFSNDPQLIDMGITALKISFLMMPFIGYQVVTTALLQSLGKSKESLIVTLSRQIIFLPPLVIILPWFFGLNGIWISFPISDFLACVVAVLITKKEIAMMKH, encoded by the coding sequence ATGCATACTAAAGATGTAATGCTAGGTAACGAATCCATCGGCAACCTCATAGTCAAACTATCTGCACCCGCCATAGTAGGATTGCTTGTACAGGCGTTATACAACCTTGTAGACACGATCTTTGTCGGAAGGGGATTGGGAGAGCAAAGCATGCTGGCCATCGCCGGCATATCCGTGGCTTTCCCTGTACAGATTATCATGATGGCGATCGCTCTGGGAGTTGGGATCGGAGGTTCGTCCATAATCTCAAGGGCACTTGGAAAAAAAGACATAATAAAAGCTGAAAGAACCGTTGCTAATATGGTAACACTAGTAGTAACAGTCAGTGTAGCTTTTACAGTTCTTGGCCTGGTCTTTCTGGACCCCATGCTAAAGATCTTTGGTGCTTCTGATATCGTACTTCCTTTTGCCAGCGAGTACACGAAGTATATTGTCATTGGAACGACGTTCTTCACATTCTCTGCAGCCATGAGCAATGCTATCCGTGCAGAAGGAAATACAAAGTTTGCAATGGCTATCATGCTGGTTTCCAGCATTACGAACATCATTCTGGACCCCCTGTTCATCTTCCAGTTCGGAATGGGAGTAAAGGGAGCAGCGATTGCCACTGTGATCTCACAAGTTGTCGGCTGTGTCATGGTCGTCTATTATTATGCAAGCAGCATGAGCAGGGTGGACCTGATCGTATCCTACATGAGACCGGAGACCGGAATAATGTCTGAGACAATTTCCATCGGAATGTCAGAATTCGTGTTCAACGTGGTGGAAAGTGCACTATTCCTTCTTTTCAACCAGAGTTTGCTGATATATGGAGAGGATGTAGCGATCGCAGTCTTTGGTATCGTCATCAAGGTATTCATGCTGACACTAATGCCAATCATCGGAATAAAACAGGGAATACAGCCGATCGTAGGATATAACTATGGAGCTAACGAGTTTGCAAGGGTTAAAAAGACGATCAGCATATCAAATTATATTGTTACAGCAATGTGCATAGTAAGCACCGTAATCGTTTTCCTGATACCTGAGCAGATCATGCGTGTTTTCAGCAATGATCCGCAGCTCATCGACATGGGCATCACTGCCCTGAAGATCTCATTCCTAATGATGCCGTTTATCGGCTACCAGGTGGTCACCACTGCACTCTTGCAATCACTGGGAAAATCAAAGGAATCGCTTATCGTGACACTCTCCAGGCAGATCATATTTCTTCCACCACTGGTGATCATATTGCCATGGTTCTTCGGCCTCAATGGGATATGGATCTCATTCCCGATCTCGGATTTCCTTGCCTGTGTGGTCGCAGTTCTCATCACAAAAAAAGAGATCGCTATGATGAAGCATTAA
- the infB gene encoding translation initiation factor IF-2 → MAVKDDLRTPIVCVMGHVDHGKTSLLDNIRGSAVVSGEAGAITQHIGATEVPIGSIVEKCGNPGLLDQFVVPGLLFIDTPGHHAFTTLRSRGGALADLAVVIVDINEGFKPQTIESLHILKQHKTPFVVVANKIDKIHGWNPQKDSPFMASYNKQSEHVRTSLDNKFYEVIGELYNHGFSSDRYDRVADFQHNIGVIPISAITGEGIPDLLMVLLGLAQRFLESNLHYDATGPGVGTVLEVKEERGLGTTVDLILYDGTLKKGDTIVVGSLDEPIQTKVRAVLKPRVLSEINVEDKFKQVSKVTAAIGVKISAPNLDGALSGGSVRVATPETLETVVEEVRSEVEDVQIDTDQSGIVIKADTIGSLEALVNELKKEEIPIRKADVGDISNRDIVEVSAIEDPFHSVIVGFNVNILPDAKEKLQSTSVKLFMNDVIYRLIDDYKDWVKEQRALSEKTISETIIKPGMFTIMPDCTFRQSKPAVVGVRIIGGVVKTKVDVTNEDGIVVGTIKGLQSRGENVGEARIGMEVAMSLEGPTVGRQIHEGDVLHANIPERHAKILEHELYDSLSADELDAMDAFLEIKRRGNPFWAK, encoded by the coding sequence ATGGCTGTAAAGGATGACTTAAGAACCCCTATCGTATGTGTAATGGGGCATGTGGATCACGGAAAGACCTCACTGCTCGATAACATCCGCGGAAGTGCGGTTGTATCCGGAGAGGCTGGTGCTATCACCCAGCATATCGGTGCAACTGAGGTTCCTATAGGATCCATTGTGGAGAAATGTGGAAATCCCGGTTTACTGGATCAGTTCGTTGTTCCAGGTCTTTTGTTCATTGATACTCCCGGGCATCATGCTTTTACGACCCTTAGGAGTCGTGGCGGAGCCCTTGCGGACCTTGCTGTTGTTATAGTGGATATTAATGAGGGTTTTAAGCCCCAGACCATTGAAAGCCTGCATATATTGAAGCAGCACAAAACTCCTTTTGTAGTGGTTGCCAACAAGATCGACAAGATACATGGCTGGAACCCGCAAAAAGATTCTCCTTTCATGGCATCCTACAACAAGCAAAGCGAGCATGTGAGGACCAGTCTGGACAATAAGTTCTATGAGGTTATCGGTGAGCTTTATAATCATGGCTTCAGCTCGGACCGATACGATCGGGTGGCTGATTTCCAGCATAATATTGGTGTCATACCTATCAGTGCTATTACCGGGGAGGGAATACCTGACCTCTTGATGGTGCTTCTGGGACTGGCACAGAGATTCCTGGAATCCAATCTGCATTACGATGCAACTGGTCCGGGTGTCGGAACCGTGCTCGAAGTAAAGGAAGAACGTGGTCTTGGAACCACTGTTGATCTTATACTTTATGACGGAACACTGAAAAAAGGCGATACTATCGTAGTTGGAAGCCTGGATGAACCTATACAGACAAAAGTGCGTGCGGTGCTGAAACCTCGTGTCCTTTCCGAGATCAATGTGGAGGACAAGTTTAAGCAGGTCAGCAAAGTAACAGCTGCTATAGGTGTAAAGATCTCAGCTCCGAATCTTGATGGAGCCCTTTCAGGCGGGTCTGTTAGAGTAGCAACTCCTGAGACTCTTGAGACGGTTGTTGAGGAAGTTCGCAGTGAGGTTGAGGACGTTCAGATCGATACTGACCAGAGCGGTATAGTCATCAAAGCTGATACTATCGGATCTCTTGAAGCTCTCGTAAATGAGTTGAAGAAAGAAGAGATTCCTATTCGTAAAGCAGACGTGGGTGATATCTCCAACAGGGATATTGTGGAAGTTTCAGCTATTGAAGACCCATTCCACTCTGTGATAGTTGGATTTAATGTTAATATTCTTCCTGATGCAAAGGAGAAGTTACAATCTACCAGTGTCAAACTGTTCATGAACGATGTCATCTATCGTCTTATTGACGATTATAAGGACTGGGTCAAAGAGCAGCGTGCACTTTCTGAGAAAACGATCTCCGAGACCATCATCAAGCCAGGAATGTTCACTATCATGCCTGATTGTACATTCAGGCAGAGCAAACCGGCTGTTGTAGGTGTAAGGATCATTGGCGGTGTTGTCAAGACCAAGGTAGATGTAACCAATGAAGATGGCATTGTTGTTGGTACTATAAAGGGCCTGCAATCCAGAGGGGAGAATGTTGGCGAAGCACGTATTGGAATGGAAGTTGCTATGAGTCTCGAAGGCCCGACAGTGGGGCGACAGATACACGAAGGCGACGTCCTGCATGCTAATATACCTGAAAGACATGCCAAGATCCTTGAGCATGAACTTTACGATTCACTTTCGGCGGACGAATTAGACGCAATGGATGCATTTCTTGAGATCAAAAGAAGGGGCAACCCCTTCTGGGCGAAATAA
- a CDS encoding AMP-binding protein: MLFTESTIGEFFEEQVRKEPDRDFIVYPDRNLRFSYHEFNDRVDDLAKGLLSIGITKGDHVGIWARNVPDWLTFMFATAKIGAVLVTVNTAYKSHELAYVMKQSDMKALAIVDHFRDVDYVETVYELVPELKTCKRGNLKSEEYPKLESVIFIGQEKHRGMYNTAEMLLLGKHTSRDELDRIKTTLDCEDVINMQYTSGTTGFPKGVMLTHKNILNNGYYIGERQKFTQEDRLCLPVPLFHCFGIVLGVLATLTHGGTLVMIELFDPLLVLAAVQKEKCTALYGVPTMFIAEFSHPMFEMFDMSSLRTGIMAGSPCPIEAMKKVIDDMNCKDITIAYGLTEASPVFTQTSTDDAIDRRVSTVGTSMEHIEVKIVDPETGEIVKPNEQGEICCRGYNVMKGYYKMPEMTEKAIDKDGWLHSGDLATVDEDGYYRITGRIKDMIIRGGENIYPREIEEFLYTIDGIKDAQVVGIPDEKYGEIVGAFVILNDDSNLTPEDIRDHSLTKIARYKVPKHIFIVEEYPLTASGKVQKFKLRDMAVELLANKDK; the protein is encoded by the coding sequence ATGCTATTTACTGAATCTACTATTGGTGAGTTCTTTGAGGAACAGGTTAGAAAGGAACCGGACAGGGACTTTATTGTCTATCCTGACCGAAACCTGCGCTTTTCGTACCATGAGTTCAACGACAGGGTCGATGACCTTGCAAAAGGACTCTTGTCCATAGGGATCACAAAAGGTGACCATGTCGGCATATGGGCACGTAATGTGCCTGACTGGCTTACATTCATGTTTGCAACCGCAAAGATAGGAGCCGTACTTGTAACAGTTAATACGGCATACAAAAGCCATGAGCTTGCCTATGTAATGAAGCAGTCTGACATGAAGGCACTTGCAATTGTTGACCATTTCAGGGACGTTGATTACGTTGAGACCGTCTACGAACTGGTGCCTGAACTGAAGACCTGCAAGAGAGGAAACCTCAAGAGTGAGGAATACCCAAAACTTGAAAGTGTCATTTTCATAGGGCAGGAAAAACACAGGGGCATGTACAACACCGCTGAAATGCTGCTTCTTGGAAAGCACACCAGCAGAGATGAACTGGACCGCATCAAAACTACCCTTGATTGTGAAGATGTCATCAACATGCAGTACACTTCAGGAACCACCGGTTTCCCTAAGGGTGTCATGCTCACACACAAAAATATCCTTAACAATGGATACTACATCGGTGAAAGGCAGAAGTTCACACAGGAGGACAGGCTTTGCCTACCGGTACCACTTTTCCACTGTTTCGGCATCGTTCTAGGTGTTCTCGCAACCCTCACACATGGCGGAACTCTTGTAATGATAGAACTGTTCGATCCGCTTCTTGTACTGGCTGCGGTACAGAAAGAGAAATGTACTGCACTCTACGGCGTTCCGACAATGTTCATCGCAGAGTTCTCACACCCAATGTTCGAAATGTTCGATATGTCCTCCCTGAGGACCGGTATTATGGCAGGTTCCCCATGTCCGATCGAGGCCATGAAGAAGGTCATCGATGACATGAACTGTAAGGACATTACCATCGCTTACGGCCTGACAGAAGCATCACCTGTGTTCACCCAGACAAGTACCGATGATGCTATTGACCGTCGTGTGAGTACAGTAGGTACTTCAATGGAACACATAGAAGTCAAGATAGTAGACCCTGAGACCGGAGAGATCGTCAAGCCTAACGAGCAGGGCGAGATATGCTGCCGCGGCTACAATGTTATGAAAGGCTACTATAAGATGCCTGAAATGACCGAAAAGGCCATTGATAAAGACGGCTGGCTGCACAGCGGAGACCTGGCAACAGTGGACGAGGATGGCTACTACCGCATTACCGGAAGGATAAAGGACATGATCATCCGCGGTGGAGAGAATATCTACCCAAGGGAGATCGAAGAATTCCTCTATACAATTGATGGTATTAAGGATGCACAGGTAGTCGGTATCCCTGATGAAAAATACGGAGAGATAGTAGGTGCATTCGTGATCCTTAACGATGATTCAAATCTTACCCCCGAGGATATACGGGATCACAGCCTGACAAAGATCGCACGCTACAAGGTTCCAAAACACATCTTCATAGTTGAGGAATATCCACTAACAGCCAGCGGTAAAGTTCAGAAGTTCAAGCTGCGGGACATGGCAGTGGAACTACTGGCAAACAAGGATAAGTAA
- a CDS encoding 30S ribosomal protein S6e has protein sequence MADFKVVVSDPKTKTYQFDITGAESNQFIGKAIGQTVDGSTVGLDGYTLTITGGTDDSGFVMSPDLPGSKRQKILIARGVGYSPKARGVRRRKFLRGREVATDITQINTKVTAYGDKTIEDILGGGAEAEAPAEE, from the coding sequence ATGGCAGATTTTAAAGTTGTAGTTTCAGATCCAAAAACCAAGACCTACCAGTTCGATATCACTGGTGCTGAATCAAACCAGTTCATCGGTAAGGCTATTGGCCAGACCGTAGATGGTTCAACAGTAGGTCTGGATGGATACACCCTGACAATCACAGGCGGTACCGATGACAGTGGTTTCGTAATGAGCCCTGACCTTCCTGGTTCTAAGAGGCAGAAGATCCTCATTGCAAGAGGCGTTGGGTATTCACCAAAAGCAAGAGGTGTACGCCGCCGAAAGTTCCTTCGTGGAAGGGAAGTCGCAACCGATATTACCCAGATCAACACAAAGGTTACTGCATACGGTGACAAGACTATTGAGGACATCCTCGGTGGCGGTGCAGAAGCTGAAGCACCTGCAGAAGAGTGA
- a CDS encoding acyl-CoA thioesterase: MFVTTVTPRFGDIDGLGHVNNTVLPEWFELARNPLFRMFSPNLDLNHEKWNLIMARIDFDFLGEMFFDGDVEIRTYVQRIGNSSFTLLHEAWQKGELKTRGTAVIVHYDFINKKSVPLPDDIRESLSEHLVAD, encoded by the coding sequence ATGTTCGTTACAACTGTGACACCGCGATTTGGCGATATCGATGGCCTTGGCCACGTAAACAACACCGTACTTCCGGAATGGTTCGAACTGGCAAGAAATCCCTTATTCAGGATGTTCAGCCCAAACCTTGACCTGAACCATGAAAAGTGGAACCTTATTATGGCAAGGATAGACTTTGATTTCCTCGGAGAAATGTTCTTTGACGGAGATGTTGAAATAAGGACATATGTCCAGAGAATAGGCAACAGTTCTTTCACATTGCTACATGAGGCCTGGCAGAAAGGAGAGCTAAAGACCAGGGGAACTGCCGTTATAGTACATTATGATTTCATCAACAAGAAGTCAGTTCCTTTACCGGACGACATCAGAGAATCATTAAGTGAACACCTCGTCGCAGATTGA
- a CDS encoding formylglycine-generating enzyme family protein — protein MDGNYGGELPVSSIGGKKATRFNKIDIANANKVHLGAGWVAFTSPLDADLNIPLDGISKQVIKPDTSSQSTSSLSPFNNTELHSMVPLGLKATDFEIKLHEATRMWREKEEKKRKQNGGNEFWGELGGAEIPSLEDELLNELDGAEIPSLEDELLNELDGAEIPSLEDELLNELDGAEIPSLEDELLNELDGAEIPSLEDELLNELDGAEIPSLEDELLNELDGAEIPSLEDELLNELDGAEIPSLEDELLNELDGAEIPGLEDELLNELDGAEVPGLEDELLNELDGTERKQLKEGNFHKEKAKTSKKEPEFDKLSKVHVNSTKSQFSDSQFHKEQGETSKKRPSDGRLRKKQENTKRKHKDVVTPHKSMKVTLVKWLSIIIAAWLVVSFVVIPLIDDSEAVPSQYLEALGKNSIVIASENRNDDLVKDEEVMSSQEIPENYINSIGMKFVLIHDGEFMMGSPDDEEGRYYYREGPVHEVMIGNDYYLGKYEVTQKQWAMVMGNNPSYVVGNNRPVEGISWDDAQEFVKKLNSLEGTDKYRLPSEAEWEYACRAGTNTKYYFGDDEADLHKYAWYSGDIYSVGHLNPNSWGLYDMHGNVYEFVQDEWHSGYEGAPEVGTAWDEGISDIRTLRSGSVNADPSTCRSASRTSIEPDIRLNNVGFRLVMDV, from the coding sequence TTGGATGGAAATTATGGTGGTGAGCTTCCAGTATCAAGTATTGGTGGCAAGAAGGCTACACGCTTTAATAAAATTGATATTGCAAATGCAAATAAAGTTCATCTGGGGGCTGGCTGGGTTGCATTTACATCCCCCTTAGATGCTGATCTAAATATTCCTCTGGATGGAATCAGCAAACAGGTCATAAAACCTGATACGAGTTCTCAATCTACTTCTTCGCTTTCCCCTTTTAATAACACTGAATTGCATTCTATGGTACCTCTGGGCTTGAAAGCTACAGATTTTGAAATCAAACTGCATGAAGCAACAAGGATGTGGAGGGAAAAAGAAGAGAAAAAGAGAAAACAAAATGGGGGGAATGAATTCTGGGGAGAGCTGGGCGGGGCAGAAATACCGAGTCTTGAAGATGAATTGCTGAATGAGTTGGATGGGGCAGAAATACCGAGTCTTGAAGATGAATTGCTGAATGAGTTGGATGGGGCAGAAATACCGAGTCTTGAAGACGAATTGCTGAATGAGTTGGATGGAGCAGAAATACCGAGTCTTGAAGACGAATTGCTGAATGAGTTGGATGGAGCAGAAATACCGAGTCTTGAAGACGAATTGCTGAATGAGTTGGATGGAGCAGAAATACCGAGTCTTGAAGACGAATTGCTGAATGAGTTGGATGGAGCAGAAATACCGAGTCTTGAAGACGAATTGCTGAATGAGTTGGATGGAGCAGAAATACCGAGTCTTGAAGACGAATTGCTGAATGAGTTGGATGGAGCAGAAATACCGGGTCTTGAAGACGAATTGCTGAATGAGTTGGATGGGGCAGAAGTACCGGGTCTTGAAGATGAATTGCTTAATGAGTTGGATGGGACAGAAAGAAAGCAGCTTAAAGAAGGAAATTTCCATAAAGAGAAGGCTAAAACTTCAAAAAAAGAGCCTGAATTCGATAAATTGAGCAAAGTTCATGTTAATTCCACAAAGAGTCAGTTTTCAGACTCCCAATTCCATAAAGAGCAGGGGGAAACATCAAAAAAGCGGCCTTCCGATGGTCGGTTACGGAAGAAACAGGAAAATACAAAGAGAAAGCATAAGGATGTTGTGACCCCTCATAAATCGATGAAAGTTACTCTGGTTAAATGGTTATCTATCATAATAGCAGCCTGGCTGGTTGTTAGTTTCGTTGTCATTCCTCTAATTGATGATTCGGAAGCAGTTCCCTCTCAATATCTGGAAGCCTTAGGCAAGAATTCAATTGTTATTGCATCTGAAAATCGTAATGATGATCTTGTCAAAGATGAAGAAGTCATGAGTTCGCAGGAAATTCCTGAGAACTATATCAATTCCATTGGTATGAAGTTTGTACTTATTCATGATGGTGAGTTCATGATGGGTTCTCCTGATGATGAAGAAGGCAGGTACTACTATAGGGAGGGGCCTGTCCATGAAGTAATGATCGGAAATGATTACTATCTTGGCAAATACGAAGTTACCCAAAAGCAATGGGCTATGGTTATGGGCAATAATCCTTCTTATGTTGTAGGAAATAATCGGCCTGTTGAAGGAATTTCGTGGGATGATGCACAGGAATTTGTAAAAAAACTGAATTCACTGGAAGGCACGGATAAATATCGTCTTCCATCCGAAGCAGAGTGGGAATATGCCTGCAGGGCAGGCACAAACACCAAATATTACTTTGGGGACGATGAAGCCGATTTGCATAAGTATGCATGGTATAGCGGAGATATTTATTCAGTAGGGCATCTGAATCCCAATAGCTGGGGCTTGTATGATATGCATGGCAATGTCTATGAATTTGTTCAGGATGAATGGCATTCTGGCTATGAAGGTGCTCCTGAGGTTGGAACTGCCTGGGATGAGGGTATTTCTGATATCCGAACCCTGAGAAGTGGCAGTGTGAATGCAGATCCAAGTACCTGTCGTTCTGCCAGTCGTACATCTATCGAACCTGATATTCGTTTAAACAATGTAGGATTCCGCCTTGTTATGGATGTGTGA